In Pogoniulus pusillus isolate bPogPus1 chromosome 2, bPogPus1.pri, whole genome shotgun sequence, the following are encoded in one genomic region:
- the RIF1 gene encoding telomere-associated protein RIF1 isoform X3 produces the protein MSAPAASSSLQPLLETLEDSSAPPGDLTDAHLTIVNRLTGEESKQFTANVRKHFPRLCKVFKAHISNQNSELNNAALQALGFCVFNSSIVSELSATEIRDLLSEVTSVAVKTSDKNTRTRALWVISKQTFPSEIVQKEVPNIISTLEAIFTKGDLQSSVVEYEALNVIIRLVEQTPAQMGEEAVRWAKLIIPLVVHSTHKVQLRGATALEMGMPLLLQKQQEVAAVTEHLMTTKLISELQKLFSTKNETYVLKLWPLFVKLLGKALHRSGSFINSLLQLEELGFRSGSPVVKKIAFIAWKSLIDNFALNPDILCSAKRLKLLMQPLSSIHVRTEALALTKLEVWWYLLMRLGPQLPANFEQVCVPLIQSTLSLDSSTAAALQGTPSRVAANQSSTPATPAQKSGPYPFPSPATPRMNFNSSAAGLVAIPSIQLLGIEMLLHFLMGPEVLDFAKQNKVVLSLEPLQNPLISTPSFFCKHASTFINAVQDGFIAIGKEVPDCMLNVIWKDINGYVKTAIESGNKKEKQGSEVLTLLLQALKNIVRSNSLPVQKILSLIDITVKELPGKVLGSPAYQIADMDLLNGTPALFLLQLPFHNNLLECCVTEERFFVILESLVGYVLSGPTSPLAFSESVICIINQNAKQVENKEHLWRMWSIVVNPLTEWINRTNEVNQGDALEHNFSAIYSALLLPVSHIFPVQEFPQPTMKSLLRTWSDLYRAFARCAALVATAEENLCCEELCAKIISGLEGETPVMFSMMDGLTHILSVMVDCINFTPYATKYQPKNRSPQSSTDWAKKKKEPLGKLASLFKLLVMLLNTFHMLSSKEACSETLISVGPSILAVLHNIISHVSLPSVIGSMFAVLSSPLAVFYEKTKLPDVPKAYSHLNNKLEKLLAEIMLCLQSHCTGSYDHELLERLSPLLCAIFQHKSKQIRNQAAQFWNATFAKAAALTYPEELKAVLSQAKKKMPLLLPGFENVEMAEDYSSRFSDVVEESQLDAKMSGMEVKLGQKRDSVLAQTTEINKEVKDKASNMQATSTKLKLEFPSLKPKSEILLEEEESADFVFIPPETKTRVLTEHQKEVLKSKRVGIPAMYNNLDCSQDTTLFSQYTQSQEDSLEKPPLVEDAEVVITDETPEEKEKSEVCTNKTDELSEPSKPDPPAEKAACLLPKSPVTCLEESSSSKSMEDSKQETGEVILEEASAGEELDRSSVEAAPEEPLEGNETTSNVSSSSASSDVISGTPQPASRRQSFITLEKFDSSENRPFSLSPLNSVSGMSASASLAGKRESTTCQTSAEPEKAEEDNKKPSKFESEQIFTAIRRLTRRQSKMEHQGHKQAKVLTKSEQESRASGSAGNSSELLSTEDVEQVLLAQSQALHSSDMDIKKAEDVIEEIEKDRVADMDAKENTPPETTVPSEQVTAEDSQVPPMSPIQKPLRRSLRRRSEAAESTAGSQEAEDGQQKRSRHKDNEKSGQKKVPQTKEDGSQKQKVPSEKTAESTNKPESNLVERTAAEDLSSKESPASGGLEEANRSARKPEDNLKADTEGRDSSESTEGQMKPKRPRYHTRRSSQGLLSSIENSEAEGSEIKQESIRRRKTSKVKNKDDPPEGRLKDLQPGSCSQEVSSQEDEAKSLEEANRAELSQEASKDAALTAEPCEPPNEVTPADTSRAVGSASSEASPDVQNTSMEQSKSSTVVELLTSPHGSDQGLKAAEETNHAEKQPPTEDSGSQASVGEVSSSQTPEGQLKRSRRLKRLKNCSCCPKKRKEEETSFTRSPKEATHKETEPQTTLVQTSASTAELSGNSQSDESLPMAPCAMSTPVHPPKKLSALQVEGEGSSGENLQGNSLVVEENLDAECLEGEIILSLVEIQGPFDKIDQAGQCLSEPASDEPGNSSLTAGDQSEEAAAAENEARGQSRQLEETPEVLTVSQPESKQLKELESHQDAKEAESIAGETCGGVQDAEMEELVKSEMTVPEEMALDKENAGENRGVGSPQKPADVSSAVSESPNGVQARCVWSPSASPSTGILKRGVKRSQEDDSLSPANKIRRVSFANPIYQEGLADDIDRRSPVVRSHSSPSSRSLKVLSNGQPKRVTTPTKGFLPLESRKSKLKSSKKCLLI, from the exons ATGAGCGCTCCCGccgccagctccagcctgcagcccctgctggaAACCCTGGAGGACTCTTCCGCTCCTCCGGGCGATCTTACCGACGCGCACCTCACGATCGTCAA TCGCTTGACCGGTGAGGAGAGCAAACAGTTCACTGCAAACGTCAGAAAACACTTTCCTCGGCTTTGCAAAGTGTTCAAG gcaCATATTTCTAATCAAAACTCAGAGCTGAACAATGCAGCATTGCAGGCACTGGGATTCTGCGTTTTTAATTCAAGTATCGTATCTGAATTATCAG CAACTGAGATACGAGACCTGCTGTCAGAGGTGACCAGTGTTGCTGTCAAAACTTCAGACAAGAACACTCGCACCCGGGCACTTTGGGTGATCTCTAAGCAGACGTTTCCTTCTGAAATTGTTCAAAAGGAG GTGCCCAATATTATTTCTACCTTGGAAGCAATCTTTACTAAAGGGGATTTACAGTCTTCAGTGGTTGAATATGAAGCACTAAATGTGATTATACG CTTAGTGGAGCAAACTCCAGCCCAGATGGGAGAAGAAGCAGTGAGGTGGGCAAAACTGATCATCCCTCTCGTTGTCCATTCCACTCACAAGGTGCAATTACGAGGTGCTACTGCCCTGGAGATGGGcatgccactgctgctccagaaacagcaggaggtggctgctgtcactgagcacctgATGACCACA AAATTGATTTCAGAACTGCAGAAATTGTTCTCCACAAAAAATGAAACTTATGTGTTGAAACTGTGGCCTCTCTTTGTCAAACTGCTTGGAAAG GCTCTGCATCGTAGTGGCAGTTTTATCAactccttgctgcagctggaggaactGGGGTTTCGTAGTGGCTCACCAGTGGTAAAGAAAATAGCCTTCATTGCATGGAAGAGTCTAATTGATAATTTTGCTCTAAATCCAG ATATCCTGTGCAGTGCTAAAAGGCTGAAACTGCTCATGCAACCACTGAGCTCCATCCATGTGAGAACAGAAGCTTTGGCACTGACCAAACTGGAGGTCTGGTGGTATTTACTCATGAGACTGGGACCTCAGCTGCCTGCCAACTTCGAACAG GTTTGTGTACCGTTAATCCAGAGTACCTTAAGTCTTGATTCTTCTACTGCTGCTGCATTGCAAGGAACTCCCTCACGTGTAGCAGCCAACCAAAGTTCAACTCCAGCAACCCCGGCACAGAAATCAG GTCCTTACCcatttccaagccctgccacacCAAGGATGAACTTCAATTCCAGCGCAGCAGGACTGGTCGCAATTCCATCCATCCAGCTGCTGGGAATTGAAATGCTGCTTCACTTCTTGATGGGACCAGAAGTTTTAGATTTTGCTAAGCAAAACAAAGTTGTGCTTAGTTTAG AGCCTCTCCAGAATCCACTGATCAGtaccccttcttttttttgtaaGCATGCCAGCACCTTTATAAATGCAGTTCAGGATGGTTTTATTGCCATTGGAAAAGAAGTTCCTG ATTGTATGCTGAATGTTATATGGAAGGACATCAATGGATATGTAAAAACAGCTATTGAATCAG gaaataagaaagaaaaacaaggctCAGAAGTGCTGACTCTGTTGCTCCAGGCCTTAAAAAACATTGTTAGATCCAATTCTCTTCCTGTGCAGAAAATACTG TCTCTCATTGATATTACTGTTAAGGAACTGCCAGGAAAAGTATTGGGATCACCAGCTTATCAGATTGCTGATATGGACCTTTTAAAT GGAACACCAGCTTTGTTCTTACTCCAGCTGCCTTTCCATAACAACCTCTTGGAATGCTGTGTCACAGAAGAGAG GTTCTTTGTCATTCTAGAATCACTTGTGGGTTATGTTCTGTCTGGGCCTACATCTCCCTTGGCTTTCAGTGAATCTGTGATCTGCATTATTAACCAGAATGCAAAGCAAGTGGAAAATAAGGAGCATCTCTGGCGAATGTGGAGTATTGTTGTTAATCCTCTCACTGAATGGATCAATCGG ACTAATGAAGTAAATCAGGGTGATGCACTGGAACACAACTTCAGTGCTATTTATAGTGCCTTGCTGCTACCAGTGTCACACATCTTCCCCGTTCAGGAATTTCCACAG CCAACGATGAAATCCTTGCTGCGCACCTGGTCGGACCTCTACAGAGCCTTTGCTCGCTGTGCTGCTTTAGTtgcaacagcagaagaaaacctctgctgtgaagagctcTGTGCCAAAATAATATCTGGGCTAGAAGGTGAAACTCCAGTA ATGTTTTCAATGATGGATGGTCTCACACATATTCTATCAGTTATGGTTGACTGCATCAACTTCACACCATATGCTACTAAATATCAGCCAAAAAACAGAT CTCCACAGTCCTCTACAGATTGGgccaagaagaaaaaggagccCCTTGGCAAGCTTGCTTCTCTGTTTAAACTCCTGGTGATGTTACTGAACACTTTCCACATGCTCAGTTCCAAAGAAGCGTGCTCAGAAACATTGATTTCTGTTGGTCCTTCCATTCTTGCTGTTCTTCACAACATCATCAGCCACGTGTCGTTGCCTTCGGTGATTGGGAGCATGTTTGCAGTTTTATCCAGCCCCCTGGCAGTCTTTTATGAGAAAACAAA GCTTCCTGATGTCCCTAAAGCCTACAGTCATCTTAACAACAAG cTGGAAAAGCTGCTGGCTGAAATAATGCTGTGCCTGCAGTCTCACTGCACCGGCTCCTACGATCATGAGCTGCTGGAGCGGCTCTCCCCATTGCTCTGTGCCATCTTCCAGCACAAGAGCAAACAGATCCGTAACCAGGCTGCCCAATTTTGGAATGCCACGTTTgccaaggctgcagcactgaCCTACCCTGAGGAATTAAA AGCTGTGTTGAGCCAAGCCAAAAAGAAAATGCCACTCTTGCTGCCTGGGTTTGAGAACGTTGAGATGGCTGAAGACTACAGCAGCCGCTTCTCTGATGTG GTGGAAGAGTCACAGCTGGATGCAAAGATGAGTGGAATGGAAGTAAAGCTGGGTCAGAAACGAGACTCAGTGTTGGCACAGACTACTGAAATTAATAAGGAAGTAAAAGACAAAGCCAGTAACATGCAAGCAACATCTACAAAG TTAAAACTAGAATTTCCATCTTTGAAGCCTAAAAGTGAGATACTTCTGGAAGAGGAGGAATCTGCTGATTTTGTGTTTATTCCTCCAGAGACAAAAACAAGAGTATTGACAGAGCATCAAAAAGAAGTTCTTAAGTCAAAGAG GGTTGGTATTCCTGCTATGTACAACAATTTGGACTGCTCACAAGACACAACCTTGTTCTCTCAGTACACtcaaagccaggaagattcttt GGAGAAACCACCTTTAGTAGAAGATGCAGAAGTAGTTATTACAGATGAAACTCCG gaagaaaaggaaaagagtgaAGTATGCACCAACAAAACAGATGAACTCTCAGAGCCCAGCAAACCAGATCCTCCTGCTGAGAAAGCTGCTTGTCTGCTGCCAAAATCACCTGTAACCTGCCTGGAGGAGAGCTCAAGTTCAAAGAGTATGGAAGACTCCAAACAGGAGACAGGTGAAGTGATTCTGGAGGAGGCATCAGCTGGAGAGGAATTAGataggagcagtgtggaagcagctccagaggagccCCTGGAAGGGAATGAAACCACCTCCAAcgtcagcagcagctcagcttcgAGCGATGTCATCTCTGGCACGCCACAGCCTGCCAGCCGCCGACAGTCCTTCATCACCTTGGAGAAGTTTGATAGCTCAGAGAACAGGCCTTTTAGCCTGTCACCATTGAACAGTGTGTCAGGGATGTCTGCAAGTGCTTCTCTGGCAGGTAAACGGGAAAGCACAACGTGCCagaccagtgctgagccagagaaagctgaggaggacaATAAAAAGCCTTCAAAATTTGAGTCTGAGCAGATCTTTACTGCCATCCGGAGGCTGACTCGGCGGCAGAGCAAGATGGAGCACCAAGGACATAAGCAGGCCAAGGTGCTAACCAAGTCAGAACAAGAGTCTCGTGCTTCTGGCAGTGCAGGAAATAGTTCTGAGCTACTTTCCACAGAAGATGTGGAGCAGGTTCTCCTTGCTCAGTCCCAAGCTCTCCACTCTTCAGATATGGACATTAAAAAAGCTGAGGATGTCATAGAAGAAATAGAGAAGGACCGGGTAGCAGACATGGATGCTAAAGAAAatacacctccagagaccactGTGCCCTCTGAGCAGGTGACAGCTGAGGACAGTCAGGTTCCACCTATGTCTCCTATCCAGAAGCCACTAAGGCGGTCTTTAAGGCGGCGGTcagaagctgcagaaagcaCAGCAGGTAGTCAGGAGGCTGAAGATGGCCAACAAAAGAGAAGCAGACATAAAGACAATGAAAAATCTGGGCAGAAAAAGGTGCCACAGACTAAAGAGGATGGATCCCAAAAGCAGAAGGTGCCTTCTGAGAAGACAGCAGAAAGTACAAATAAACCAGAAAGCAACTTAGTTGAGAGAACAGCTGCAGAGGACTTGAGCTCAAAGGAGTCTCCTGCTTCAGGGGGTCTTGAGGAAGCAAACCGAAGTGCAAGGAAGCCAGAAGATAACTTAAAGGCTGACACAGAAGGTCGTGACAGCAGTGAGAGCACAGAAGGTCAGATGAAGCCAAAACGCCCACGATACCACACGAGAAGATCTTCCCAAGGGTTGCTTTCCAGCATTGAAAATTCAGAGGCTGAGGGTTCTGAGATCAAGCAAGAAAGCATAAGGAGGAGAAAAACCTCCAAAGTGAAAAATAAAGATGATCCCCCTGAAGGCAGATTGAAAGATCTACAGccaggaagctgtagccaggaggtGTCTTCCCAAGAAGACGAAGCTAAGAGTCTGGAGGAAGCAAATcgagctgagctgagccaggAAGCCAGCAAGGATGCTGCACTGACAGCTGAACCGTGTGAGCCACCAAACGAGGTCACTCCAGCAGACACTAGCAGAGCTGTGGGATCTGCCAGCTCTGAGGCTTCACCTGACGTACAGAACACAAGTATGGAGCAAAGCAAGAGCAGCACCGTGGTGGAATTGCTCACCAGTCCCCATGGATCTGATCAAGGtttgaaagcagcagaggaaaccAACCATGCTGAGAAGCAGCCCCCCACAGAAGACTCTGGTTCACAGGCTTCAGTTGGTGAAGTTTCTTCTTCACAAACACCCGAGGGTCAACTCAAGAGGAGCAGAAGGCTGAAAAGATTAAAGAACTGCAGCTGCTGTcctaaaaagagaaaggaggaagagacaTCCTTCACCAGATCCCCAAAAGAGGCCACTCATAAAGAGACTGAGCCCCAAACCACCCTGGTTCAGACGTCTgcgagcacagcagagctgtctggTAATTCCCAGTCTGACGAGAGCTTGCCCATGGCACCTTGTGCAATGAGCACTCCAGTGCATCCTCCCAAAAAGCTCAGTGCACTGCAAGTGGAAGGAGAGGGATCCTCTGGAGAGAACCTGCAAGGGAATAGCCTTGTGGTGGAGGAGAATCTAGATGCAGAGTGCCTTGAAGGTGAAATTATCCTCTCCTTAGTGGAAATACAAGGACCCTTTGATAAGATTGACCAAGCTGGGCAGTGTCTGTCTGAGCCTGCTTCAGATGAGCCTGGTAACAGCAGTCTGACAGCAGGGGACCAaagtgaagaagcagcagctgcagaaaatgAAGCAAGGGGTCAGAGCAGGCAACTGGAGGAAACCCCTGAGGTGCTGACTGTTAGCCAGCCCGAGAGCaaacagctgaaggagctggaaagccaTCAGGATGCTAAAGAAGCTGAGAGCATTGCAGGAGAAACttgtggtggtgttcaagaTGCAGAGATGGAGGAATTGGTGAAGAGTGAAATGACAGTGCCTGAAGAGATGGCCTTAGACAAAGAGAATGCAGGAGAAAACAGAGGTGTGGGATCACCTCAGAAGCCAGCAGATGTCAGTTCTGCAGTCAGTGAGAGCCCCAATGGTGTGCAGGCACGCTGTGTGTggtctccttcagcttctccatCCACGGGGATTCTAAAGAGAGGTGTCAAAAGAAGCCAAGAGGACGATTCCCTCTCACCTGCTAATAAG ATTCGCCGGGTCTCCTTTGCAAACCCCATTTACCAAGAGGGGCTGGCAGACGACATCGACAGGAGGAGCCCTGTCGTCAGGTCCCACTCTTCACCGTCTTCACGAAGCCTTAAAGTCCTCTCTAATGGTCAGCCCAAG CGTGTCACCACTCCAACCAAAGGATTTCTGCCCCTAGAATCACGTAAATCTAAACTGAAAAGCTCCAAGAAGTGTTTA TTAATTTAA